One window of the Deltaproteobacteria bacterium genome contains the following:
- a CDS encoding 30S ribosomal protein S12 has translation MPTINQLIRKQRVKSVKRKKNAALQQCPQRRGVCVRVYTTTPKKPNSALRKVARVRLTNGIEVTSYIPGEGHNLQEHSVVMIRGGRVKDLPGVRYHVIRGTLDASGVQDRRQGRSKYGSKRPK, from the coding sequence ATGCCTACCATCAATCAACTTATCCGCAAGCAGCGGGTGAAATCCGTCAAGCGGAAGAAGAACGCAGCTCTTCAGCAGTGTCCCCAGCGGAGGGGGGTGTGCGTGCGTGTGTACACGACCACGCCCAAGAAGCCGAATTCGGCTTTGCGCAAGGTGGCCAGGGTTCGGCTCACGAACGGGATCGAGGTCACCTCGTATATCCCCGGAGAGGGACACAACCTTCAGGAGCACTCCGTGGTCATGATTCGGGGCGGTCGTGTCAAAGACTTGCCTGGCGTCAGGTATCACGTAATTCGTGGGACCCTGGATGCCTCCGGAGTTCAGGACAGGCGCCAGGGCCGTTCCAAATACGGTAGCAAACGTCCGAAATAG
- a CDS encoding 30S ribosomal protein S7: protein MPRKGPAPRREILPDPKYGSRLVAKFINQMMIDGKKSVAESNFYRAVEELGAKAEQEPIKAFETVIENVKPIMEVKSRRVGGATYQVPMDIRPERQESLAIRWLVAYARGRGEKGIARRLAGEFIDAFNNRGGAVKKREDTHRMAEANKAFAHYRW from the coding sequence ATGCCACGTAAAGGACCAGCTCCGCGTCGAGAGATTCTGCCGGATCCCAAGTATGGTAGCCGGCTGGTCGCCAAGTTCATCAACCAGATGATGATTGACGGCAAAAAGAGTGTCGCCGAGTCGAATTTTTATCGGGCCGTTGAAGAGCTCGGGGCCAAGGCCGAGCAAGAGCCAATCAAGGCCTTCGAGACGGTCATCGAAAATGTCAAGCCGATAATGGAAGTGAAGTCCCGTCGTGTAGGCGGGGCCACATATCAGGTGCCCATGGACATCCGCCCTGAGCGTCAGGAATCGTTGGCTATCCGCTGGTTGGTGGCCTACGCCAGGGGTCGCGGAGAGAAAGGCATCGCCCGACGATTGGCCGGGGAGTTCATCGACGCCTTCAACAACAGGGGCGGAGCCGTCAAGAAGCGTGAGGACACGCACCGCATGGCCGAGGCCAACAAGGCCTTTGCCCACTACCGCTGGTAG